In Methylocystis echinoides, one genomic interval encodes:
- the hppD gene encoding 4-hydroxyphenylpyruvate dioxygenase, whose translation MTALVSDPAAHGSLDNPMGTDGFEFVEFAHPEPARLADLFGTMGFAAVARHRSKDVTLYRQGDINYVLNAEPDSFAAQFAREHGPSVCALGFRVKDSGVAFRRAEEFGARLVPSRAGPMELHIPAIEGVGGALIYLVDRYGEKGSIWDIDFRWTGAPDPRPEGVGLTTIDHLTHNVRRGRMDALADWYARLFNFRQIRYFDIEGRFTGLYSRAMTSPCGKIRIPINESADETSQIEEFLEAYNGEGVQHIACACGDIYATVRRLRERGLDFMPAPPDSYYDAIEKRLPGNGEPVDRLKDLGVLIDGASDGGKPRLLLQIFSKTVVGPIFFEFIQRKGDEGFGEGNFRALFESIEEDQLRRGVLKPAG comes from the coding sequence ATGACGGCGCTTGTTTCCGACCCTGCCGCCCATGGGTCGCTCGACAACCCGATGGGAACGGACGGCTTTGAGTTTGTCGAGTTCGCGCATCCCGAGCCGGCGCGGCTCGCCGACCTCTTTGGGACCATGGGCTTCGCCGCTGTTGCGCGTCACCGCTCGAAGGATGTGACGCTCTATCGGCAGGGCGACATCAACTATGTCCTCAACGCCGAGCCCGACAGTTTCGCGGCGCAATTCGCGCGTGAGCACGGGCCCTCGGTTTGCGCCCTGGGTTTCCGCGTGAAAGACTCGGGCGTGGCTTTCCGCCGTGCGGAAGAGTTCGGTGCGAGGCTCGTTCCGTCGCGCGCGGGCCCCATGGAATTGCATATCCCCGCGATCGAGGGCGTGGGCGGCGCGCTGATCTATCTCGTCGATCGCTATGGCGAGAAGGGCTCCATCTGGGATATCGACTTCCGTTGGACAGGCGCGCCAGATCCGCGGCCGGAGGGCGTGGGGCTCACCACGATCGACCATTTGACCCATAATGTTCGGCGCGGCCGCATGGACGCGCTCGCGGACTGGTATGCGCGCCTCTTCAACTTCCGCCAAATCCGCTATTTCGACATCGAAGGCCGATTCACCGGTCTCTATTCCCGGGCAATGACGAGCCCGTGCGGGAAAATTCGTATTCCGATCAATGAAAGCGCCGACGAGACGAGCCAGATAGAGGAATTTCTCGAGGCCTATAACGGCGAGGGCGTCCAGCACATCGCCTGCGCCTGCGGCGATATTTACGCGACTGTCCGAAGGCTGCGCGAACGCGGCCTCGACTTCATGCCCGCGCCGCCCGACAGTTATTATGACGCCATCGAGAAACGCCTCCCTGGCAATGGTGAGCCTGTCGACAGGCTGAAAGACCTCGGCGTTCTTATCGACGGCGCGAGCGACGGCGGCAAGCCGCGGCTGTTGCTACAGATATTTTCAAAGACCGTGGTCGGTCCGATCTTCTTCGAATTCATCCAACGCAAGGGCGACGAAGGCTTCGGAGAGGGCAATTTCCGCGCTCTCTTCGAGTCGATCGAAGAGGATCAGCTGAGGCGCGGCGTTCTGAAGCCGGCAGGTTGA
- the maiA gene encoding maleylacetoacetate isomerase yields the protein MLLYDYFRSSAAYRVRIALALKGVPVERRFVHLLRDGGEQKQPAYLAKNPQGLVPALELDDGTVLTQSLAIIDYLEALQPEPRLIPADPIRAARARAAALAIACDAHPLGNLRVVSYLQQQLGQSERAVLDWRRHWASLGLEAVEALIRPAPFCFCVTPTIADVCLAPHVFYAERFGVSLDPYPNIRAVAAVCAEHPAFQAAHPAAQPDAAEAAAGP from the coding sequence ATGCTGCTTTACGATTATTTTCGTTCGTCGGCGGCCTACCGCGTTCGAATTGCGCTGGCGCTCAAGGGCGTCCCCGTCGAACGTCGCTTCGTGCATCTCCTGCGCGACGGCGGCGAACAGAAGCAGCCGGCGTATCTCGCGAAGAACCCGCAGGGCCTCGTGCCCGCGCTCGAGCTCGACGATGGGACGGTCCTGACCCAGTCGCTCGCCATTATCGATTATCTGGAAGCGCTCCAGCCCGAGCCGCGGCTCATTCCGGCAGACCCGATCCGCGCCGCCCGCGCGCGGGCGGCTGCGCTCGCCATCGCTTGCGACGCGCATCCGCTCGGCAATCTCCGCGTTGTCTCTTATCTCCAGCAGCAGCTCGGTCAGAGCGAGCGCGCCGTTCTCGATTGGCGCCGCCATTGGGCAAGTTTGGGGCTCGAGGCCGTCGAAGCCCTGATACGACCCGCGCCCTTCTGCTTCTGTGTGACGCCGACGATCGCCGACGTCTGTCTTGCCCCGCACGTTTTCTACGCAGAGCGTTTCGGCGTCAGTCTTGATCCCTACCCGAACATCCGCGCGGTCGCCGCCGTTTGCGCCGAGCACCCGGCCTTTCAGGCGGCGCATCCTGCCGCGCAGCCGGACGCCGCCGAGGCGGCGGCGGGACCTTGA
- a CDS encoding isovaleryl-CoA dehydrogenase: MRHFTPVMDFDLGETATLLRQQVESFAAREIAPRAAQMDAASAFPSDLWAKMGALGLLGVTVAEEYGGAGLGYLEHVIVMEELSRASASVGLSYGAHSNLCVNQIHRNGAPEQKRRYLPKLVSGEHVGALAMSEPGAGSDVTSMRLTAQKRGNAYVLNGAKMWITNGPDADVVIVYAKTDPQAGAHGITAFLVERGFPGFRAGAKLDKLGMRGSNTSELVFEDCVVPAENVLGQPELGVAVLMSGLDYERAVLAGGPIGIMRACMDVVLPYVHDRKQFGRPIGEFELMQGKLADMYTALNAARAYVYAVARACDQGRSTRKDAAAAILFAAERATWMALEAIQCLGGNGYTNDYPAGRLLRDAKLYEIGAGTSEIRRMLIGRELFMETR; the protein is encoded by the coding sequence ATGCGCCACTTTACGCCTGTGATGGACTTCGATCTCGGCGAAACAGCGACTCTTCTGCGTCAGCAGGTCGAGAGTTTCGCCGCCAGGGAGATCGCGCCGCGCGCCGCGCAGATGGACGCGGCCAGCGCCTTTCCGAGCGATCTCTGGGCCAAGATGGGCGCGCTCGGATTGCTCGGCGTCACGGTCGCGGAAGAGTATGGCGGCGCAGGGCTCGGTTATCTCGAGCATGTCATTGTGATGGAGGAACTGAGCCGCGCCTCCGCTTCGGTCGGCCTTTCTTACGGCGCACATTCCAATCTCTGCGTCAATCAGATCCACCGTAACGGCGCGCCTGAACAGAAGCGCCGTTATCTCCCGAAGCTCGTTTCCGGAGAACATGTCGGCGCGCTGGCGATGTCCGAGCCGGGGGCTGGGTCGGATGTGACCAGCATGCGACTTACGGCGCAGAAGCGCGGGAACGCCTATGTTCTCAACGGCGCGAAAATGTGGATCACCAATGGACCGGACGCTGACGTCGTCATCGTCTACGCCAAGACGGACCCACAGGCGGGCGCGCATGGCATTACGGCCTTCCTTGTCGAGCGCGGCTTTCCGGGCTTTCGAGCGGGCGCAAAGCTCGACAAGCTCGGCATGCGCGGCTCCAATACGAGCGAACTCGTTTTCGAAGACTGTGTCGTTCCCGCGGAGAACGTCCTCGGACAGCCGGAGCTCGGCGTGGCCGTTCTGATGAGCGGCCTCGATTACGAACGGGCCGTGCTCGCCGGCGGTCCGATCGGGATCATGCGCGCCTGCATGGATGTCGTTTTGCCCTATGTCCACGACCGCAAGCAGTTCGGCCGACCTATCGGCGAATTCGAACTGATGCAGGGCAAGCTCGCGGACATGTATACGGCGCTGAACGCCGCACGGGCTTATGTCTATGCCGTGGCCAGGGCCTGCGATCAGGGACGAAGCACGCGCAAGGACGCCGCCGCGGCCATCCTATTCGCAGCCGAACGCGCGACATGGATGGCCCTCGAGGCGATCCAGTGCCTCGGCGGCAATGGTTACACCAACGACTATCCGGCAGGGCGGCTGCTGCGCGACGCCAAGCTCTATGAGATCGGCGCCGGCACGAGCGAAATCAGACGGATGCTGATCGGGCGAGAGCTTTTCATGGAGACCCGTTAG
- a CDS encoding carboxyl transferase domain-containing protein → MTILESSVDAHAVAFGQNSEAMQALVDNLRETSAAVRQGGGETARARHLSRGKMLARERIEALVDPLSPFLEIGHFAAHGMYDGALASAGVVAGVGRIHGRACMIVANDATVKGGVYFPMTVKKHLRAQEIAAQNRLPCIYLVDSGGANLPTQDEVFPDRDHFGRIFYNQAKMSADGVAQIAVVMGSCTAGGAYVPAMCDETIIVRNQGTIFLAGPPLVEAATGERVSAEELGGAQVHCANSGVADHMAENDAHALALARDAVGRLALPRTRNVAAREPVAPLFAETELYGIIPVDLRKQFDVREIIARLVDASDFHEFKALYGQTLVTGFARIWGHEVGIIANNGVIFPESALKAAHFIELCAQREKPIVFLQNTTGFMVGKKYEAQGVAKEGAKMVTAVATAAVPKFTVVIGGSFGAGNYAMCGRAYSPRFLWMWPNARISVMGGEQAATVLTRVRASAIAARGQSWSAEEEQAFAAEMRAQYDRQGSALYSSARLWDDGVIDPLDTRRTLALAISTSLNAPVEQTRFGLFRM, encoded by the coding sequence ATGACGATTTTGGAATCGTCGGTTGACGCGCACGCCGTAGCCTTCGGCCAGAACAGCGAGGCGATGCAGGCGCTTGTCGACAATTTGCGCGAGACGTCGGCCGCCGTTCGCCAGGGCGGTGGAGAAACCGCGCGGGCGCGCCATCTGTCGCGCGGCAAGATGCTGGCCCGTGAGCGCATCGAGGCGCTCGTCGACCCGCTCTCGCCTTTCCTGGAGATTGGGCATTTCGCCGCGCATGGAATGTACGACGGGGCCCTTGCTTCCGCTGGCGTCGTCGCTGGCGTCGGCCGGATCCATGGCCGCGCGTGCATGATCGTCGCCAATGACGCGACTGTGAAGGGCGGCGTCTACTTTCCGATGACCGTGAAAAAGCATCTGCGCGCGCAGGAAATCGCCGCGCAGAATCGCCTCCCTTGCATCTATCTCGTAGATTCCGGCGGCGCCAACCTCCCGACTCAGGACGAAGTGTTTCCGGACCGGGATCATTTCGGTCGCATCTTCTATAATCAGGCAAAGATGTCCGCCGACGGCGTCGCTCAAATTGCCGTCGTTATGGGTTCCTGCACGGCGGGCGGCGCCTATGTGCCGGCGATGTGCGACGAAACGATTATCGTTCGCAATCAAGGAACGATCTTTCTCGCCGGTCCGCCCCTCGTGGAAGCGGCGACGGGCGAGCGCGTATCGGCGGAAGAGCTTGGCGGCGCGCAAGTTCATTGCGCGAATTCCGGCGTGGCGGACCATATGGCGGAGAATGACGCCCATGCGCTGGCGCTTGCGCGAGACGCCGTCGGCCGTCTTGCGCTTCCCCGCACGCGCAACGTCGCGGCGAGAGAGCCTGTTGCGCCGCTGTTCGCAGAAACAGAACTTTATGGGATCATTCCCGTTGATCTGCGTAAGCAGTTCGACGTCCGCGAGATCATCGCGCGGCTCGTCGACGCCAGCGATTTCCACGAATTCAAAGCGCTCTACGGGCAGACGCTGGTGACCGGCTTTGCGCGGATCTGGGGCCATGAAGTGGGAATTATCGCCAATAACGGCGTCATCTTCCCCGAAAGCGCCTTGAAGGCCGCACATTTCATAGAGCTTTGCGCCCAGCGCGAGAAGCCGATTGTGTTTTTGCAGAATACGACCGGCTTTATGGTTGGCAAGAAATATGAGGCGCAAGGCGTCGCCAAGGAGGGCGCAAAGATGGTGACGGCGGTGGCCACCGCCGCGGTGCCAAAGTTCACTGTTGTGATCGGTGGAAGTTTCGGCGCCGGAAACTACGCCATGTGCGGGCGCGCCTATTCGCCGCGTTTCCTGTGGATGTGGCCGAACGCCCGGATCAGCGTCATGGGCGGAGAGCAGGCGGCGACGGTGCTGACCCGGGTGCGCGCAAGCGCGATTGCGGCGCGGGGACAATCCTGGTCTGCGGAAGAGGAGCAGGCTTTCGCCGCCGAGATGCGCGCGCAATATGACCGGCAGGGAAGCGCTCTTTATTCGAGCGCGCGGCTCTGGGACGATGGAGTCATCGACCCGCTGGATACGCGCCGCACGCTGGCGCTCGCCATATCTACAAGCCTCAATGCGCCTGTCGAACAGACGCGCTTCGGCCTCTTTCGCATGTGA
- a CDS encoding enoyl-CoA hydratase-related protein, producing MDLMEFRDERGVVTLTLNRPHKRNAFDAALVALLTKTLCRLDADADARLVILTGAGENFCAGGDIDWMREAASAAPESNERDALGLGAMFEALDTISKPTMALVQGAAFGGGVGLVACCDIAIAARSAKFCLSEVRLGLIPAVVGPYVVKAVGARRARALFLSAEIVGADCALQIGLVHEVAANGGLTAVRDRLVEALLLGAPGAQAQAKRLVALCEERKIDAALIKETARLLAERRASAEGAAGLNGFLEKRPPDWRSLRTS from the coding sequence ATGGATCTGATGGAATTCCGGGACGAGCGCGGCGTGGTGACGCTGACCCTGAACCGCCCTCATAAGCGCAACGCCTTCGACGCCGCGCTGGTTGCATTGTTGACCAAAACTTTGTGTCGCCTGGATGCGGACGCCGACGCGCGTCTCGTCATTTTGACCGGGGCGGGGGAGAATTTCTGCGCGGGCGGCGACATCGACTGGATGCGCGAAGCGGCGAGCGCGGCGCCGGAAAGCAATGAGCGCGACGCATTAGGGCTCGGCGCCATGTTCGAGGCGCTCGACACGATCTCAAAGCCAACAATGGCGCTTGTTCAGGGCGCGGCGTTCGGCGGCGGCGTCGGGCTCGTCGCCTGCTGCGATATCGCCATTGCCGCGAGAAGCGCGAAATTCTGCCTCAGCGAGGTCAGGCTGGGACTCATTCCCGCAGTGGTCGGACCCTATGTCGTCAAGGCCGTGGGCGCACGCCGCGCCAGGGCTCTGTTTCTCTCGGCCGAAATCGTCGGCGCGGATTGCGCGTTGCAAATCGGGCTCGTTCACGAGGTCGCGGCCAACGGCGGGTTGACCGCCGTGCGCGATCGTCTCGTCGAGGCGCTTCTTCTCGGGGCGCCCGGCGCGCAGGCGCAGGCCAAGCGCCTCGTCGCGCTATGTGAAGAGCGGAAGATCGACGCGGCGCTGATAAAGGAAACTGCGCGTCTTCTCGCCGAGCGCCGCGCGTCTGCCGAAGGCGCCGCGGGGCTGAACGGGTTTCTGGAAAAGCGCCCGCCGGACTGGCGATCGCTGCGGACCTCCTGA
- a CDS encoding biotin carboxylase N-terminal domain-containing protein produces the protein MFRKVLIANRGEIACRIIRTAKRMGVKTVAVYSEADRDALHVRLADEAFAIGAAPPSESYLSIDRLLEAARRSGAEAIHPGYGFLSEAAEFSARCAEAGLVFIGPSADAMRLVGSKSGAKKLVGQIGVPTLAGFHGDAQDAQTFLSAAEHVGFPVVVKASAGGGGRGMRLVWNADELPLAMESASREALLAFGDGRLLIEKYLDRPRHVEVQLIADGFGNVVTFPERDCSLQRNHQKLVEETPAPDFSPDLRRDLRMAAAEIARASGYANAGTVEFLVKDGVFYFLEVNARLQVEHPVTEMIAGVDLVEWQFRVAAGEALPMTQDEIGMRGSSIEARICAEDPAENFRPSSGLLLHLAFPPESRSLRVETGVRTGDEIPPYYDSLIAKLIVWDEAREGAVRKMQRALEEVALVGVASNLDFLRNIVSDPHFVCGQLDTRLVQTIARTTPPADKDMKRWLLAAAVSAWRAQASQKARATAAELGEQWSPWTTSDAWRLAGRHEMQLAFRHDGELLSCRMGLLDPRRFWMEASGRRSVVSAEVEEHRLALCVDDERREFSLIRRPIGFVIIDKGRNFAFEWIDPLAPPPRTADKERSFLAPLPARVTRIFVKGGERVIKGAPILLLEAMKMEIPMNAPHNGVIERVLCSEGQSVREGERLVAMAEGA, from the coding sequence ATGTTCCGCAAGGTCCTTATTGCGAACCGTGGCGAGATCGCCTGCCGGATCATCCGAACGGCAAAGAGGATGGGCGTCAAGACCGTTGCGGTTTATTCGGAGGCCGATCGAGACGCCCTGCATGTGCGACTAGCCGACGAAGCCTTTGCGATCGGGGCGGCCCCACCGTCGGAGAGTTATCTTTCGATTGACCGGCTGCTCGAGGCTGCACGGCGGAGCGGCGCCGAAGCGATCCATCCAGGCTATGGATTCCTCTCTGAAGCCGCCGAGTTCTCGGCAAGATGCGCAGAAGCTGGCCTTGTATTTATCGGGCCGTCGGCCGACGCGATGCGCTTGGTCGGGAGTAAGTCGGGCGCCAAGAAACTCGTGGGGCAGATTGGCGTTCCAACGCTTGCTGGCTTCCATGGCGACGCGCAGGATGCGCAGACTTTTCTGAGCGCCGCCGAGCACGTCGGTTTTCCAGTCGTCGTCAAGGCCTCAGCCGGAGGCGGCGGCCGCGGAATGCGGCTTGTTTGGAACGCAGACGAGCTGCCGCTTGCAATGGAAAGCGCCTCGCGCGAGGCGTTGCTCGCCTTTGGCGACGGTCGCTTGCTGATCGAAAAATATCTCGACCGCCCTCGGCATGTCGAGGTGCAACTGATCGCCGACGGCTTCGGAAACGTCGTCACCTTCCCGGAGCGGGATTGCTCGCTTCAGCGAAATCATCAAAAGCTCGTCGAAGAGACGCCGGCGCCGGACTTCTCGCCTGACTTGCGACGCGACCTGCGCATGGCGGCGGCGGAGATCGCGCGCGCTTCTGGCTATGCAAACGCCGGCACAGTCGAGTTCCTGGTGAAGGACGGCGTCTTCTACTTCCTGGAAGTCAACGCGCGCTTGCAGGTCGAGCATCCTGTAACCGAGATGATCGCTGGGGTCGATCTTGTCGAGTGGCAGTTCCGCGTCGCCGCTGGCGAAGCGCTTCCAATGACACAGGATGAGATCGGCATGCGCGGATCGTCGATAGAGGCGCGCATCTGCGCGGAGGATCCCGCGGAAAATTTCCGTCCGTCCTCGGGATTGCTCTTACATCTCGCCTTCCCGCCGGAGAGCCGGTCGCTGCGAGTCGAGACAGGCGTCAGGACGGGCGACGAGATCCCGCCTTACTACGACTCTCTTATCGCCAAGCTTATCGTCTGGGACGAGGCGCGGGAGGGCGCCGTGCGGAAGATGCAACGCGCGCTTGAAGAGGTGGCGCTCGTCGGCGTCGCCTCCAATCTCGACTTCCTGCGCAATATCGTCTCTGATCCGCATTTCGTATGCGGCCAGCTGGACACGCGACTCGTGCAAACGATAGCGAGGACAACGCCGCCTGCGGACAAGGACATGAAGCGATGGCTTCTCGCAGCGGCGGTTTCCGCCTGGCGTGCGCAGGCGTCTCAAAAAGCGCGGGCGACTGCGGCGGAGCTCGGAGAGCAGTGGTCGCCATGGACGACGTCCGACGCCTGGCGACTGGCGGGGCGTCATGAAATGCAGCTTGCCTTCCGTCACGACGGAGAGCTTCTGTCGTGTCGCATGGGTCTTCTCGACCCTCGTCGGTTCTGGATGGAGGCCTCGGGCCGGCGCTCGGTCGTGTCGGCGGAAGTCGAAGAACACAGGCTCGCGCTCTGCGTCGATGACGAACGGCGGGAGTTTTCGCTCATTCGCCGGCCGATCGGCTTTGTCATCATCGACAAAGGACGCAATTTCGCATTCGAATGGATTGATCCGCTCGCGCCGCCACCGCGGACCGCGGACAAGGAAAGGAGCTTTCTCGCCCCTCTGCCGGCCCGCGTCACGCGGATCTTCGTGAAGGGCGGCGAGCGCGTGATAAAAGGGGCGCCGATCCTTTTGCTGGAGGCCATGAAGATGGAAATCCCCATGAATGCGCCCCACAATGGCGTCATCGAGAGAGTGCTTTGCAGCGAGGGCCAATCCGTGCGTGAAGGAGAAAGGCTCGTCGCAATGGCGGAGGGGGCATGA
- a CDS encoding hydroxymethylglutaryl-CoA lyase codes for MTIPQRVRLVEVGPRDGLQNEAVAAPVAVRVRLIEMLAEAGLQNIEAGSFVPEKLIPQMAQTGAVLAALKPHVRARISVLAPNSRGFTDAVAAGAKEIAILTAASESFSQRNMNCGIAESLERARALASAARISDIRLRGYISCVLGCPFEGHVEAERVAEIAVELHRLGCDEISLGDTIGVGTPLAARGLVERVAKDVPLPRLAGHFHDTYGQALANVFACLETGLAVFDCSVAGLGGCPFAPGATGNVSTEDVVYMLNGCGVETGVDLDRLLDAGDFICKFLGQPPRGRVALARAAREGALRACVPGQR; via the coding sequence ATGACGATTCCGCAACGCGTTCGCTTGGTCGAAGTCGGACCGCGAGACGGCTTGCAGAATGAGGCGGTTGCGGCGCCTGTCGCAGTGCGCGTGCGGTTGATCGAAATGCTGGCGGAAGCCGGACTACAAAATATCGAAGCCGGGAGCTTCGTTCCCGAAAAGCTCATCCCGCAAATGGCGCAAACCGGGGCGGTTCTCGCGGCCCTAAAGCCGCACGTCCGCGCGCGCATTTCCGTTCTTGCGCCCAACTCGCGCGGCTTCACAGACGCAGTCGCGGCAGGCGCAAAGGAGATCGCGATATTGACCGCTGCTTCCGAGAGTTTTTCCCAACGGAACATGAATTGTGGGATTGCTGAAAGCCTCGAGCGCGCCCGCGCGCTGGCCTCCGCAGCGCGTATTTCGGACATTCGCCTGCGCGGCTACATTTCCTGCGTCCTCGGTTGTCCGTTCGAGGGACATGTCGAGGCCGAACGCGTGGCGGAGATCGCGGTTGAACTGCACAGACTGGGATGCGACGAGATTTCGCTTGGCGATACGATTGGCGTGGGAACGCCGCTCGCGGCGCGCGGACTTGTGGAGCGCGTCGCGAAAGACGTTCCCTTGCCGCGGCTCGCGGGGCATTTTCACGACACCTACGGTCAGGCTCTGGCGAATGTCTTCGCTTGTCTGGAGACTGGTCTCGCCGTCTTCGATTGCTCGGTCGCGGGGCTCGGGGGTTGTCCCTTTGCGCCAGGCGCCACTGGCAATGTCTCGACTGAGGATGTCGTTTACATGCTGAATGGTTGCGGGGTCGAGACAGGCGTCGACCTCGACCGTTTGCTGGACGCGGGCGACTTCATCTGCAAGTTTCTGGGTCAGCCGCCGCGGGGCAGGGTTGCGCTCGCGCGTGCGGCGCGGGAAGGCGCTTTGCGCGCCTGTGTCCCAGGGCAACGATAG
- a CDS encoding acyl-CoA dehydrogenase family protein produces MSVCSNAGLSEEQIAIRDMASKFSREALAPHALDWDRDKIFPVDTLRSAAALGMAAIYVGEELGGSGLSRVDAALIFEALATGCPTVAAYLSIHNMCGWMIGAFGSKTQQQRWLPDLVTMERLTSYCLTEPGCGSDAAALRTRAARRGDCFYLTGQKQFISGAGAGGDAHLYIVMARTGESGAGGISAFLVEGAARGVAFGANERKMGWNAQPTRTVTFDDCEVPAENLLGREGEGFKIAMAALDGGRLNIGACSLGGAARALEAALDYVRERQAFGRALAEYQALQFRLADMATELEAARALLWRAAAALDRGEQDATRLCAMAKRIATDTGFSIVDNALQLFGGYGYLSDYGIEKLLRDLRVHRILEGTNEIMRVIVARELLKDQRA; encoded by the coding sequence ATGTCGGTCTGCTCGAATGCCGGGTTGAGCGAGGAGCAAATCGCCATTCGAGACATGGCGAGCAAATTCTCGCGCGAAGCGCTTGCTCCTCATGCCCTCGATTGGGACAGGGACAAAATCTTTCCTGTCGACACCCTCCGCTCGGCCGCGGCCCTCGGCATGGCGGCGATCTACGTTGGAGAAGAGCTTGGAGGCTCAGGGCTATCCCGCGTCGATGCTGCATTGATCTTCGAGGCGCTGGCGACCGGATGTCCGACGGTCGCCGCTTATCTCTCGATTCACAATATGTGCGGCTGGATGATCGGCGCGTTCGGGTCAAAGACTCAACAGCAGCGCTGGCTGCCGGACCTCGTCACGATGGAAAGGCTGACGAGTTATTGCCTCACCGAGCCCGGCTGCGGCTCCGACGCCGCCGCGTTGCGCACGCGCGCGGCGAGGCGCGGCGACTGCTTTTATTTGACCGGTCAGAAGCAGTTCATATCCGGCGCCGGCGCCGGCGGCGACGCGCATCTCTACATCGTCATGGCGCGGACGGGCGAAAGCGGCGCGGGCGGGATTTCGGCCTTTCTCGTGGAGGGCGCCGCCAGGGGCGTCGCGTTTGGCGCCAATGAGAGAAAAATGGGCTGGAACGCCCAGCCCACGCGCACGGTGACCTTCGACGACTGCGAGGTGCCGGCCGAGAATCTCCTCGGGAGGGAAGGCGAGGGGTTCAAGATCGCGATGGCCGCGCTCGACGGAGGCAGGCTCAACATAGGGGCCTGTTCGCTTGGCGGCGCCGCGCGAGCGCTGGAGGCGGCGCTTGACTATGTGCGCGAACGCCAGGCCTTCGGCCGCGCGCTCGCTGAATATCAGGCCCTGCAATTCCGCCTGGCTGATATGGCGACCGAATTGGAGGCGGCGCGCGCCTTGCTTTGGCGCGCCGCCGCCGCCTTGGATCGAGGCGAACAGGATGCAACGCGACTCTGCGCCATGGCGAAGCGCATCGCGACCGATACAGGCTTTTCCATCGTCGACAATGCGCTCCAACTCTTCGGCGGCTACGGCTATCTCTCCGACTATGGAATCGAGAAGCTTCTGAGGGACCTGCGCGTGCATCGGATTCTCGAGGGCACGAATGAAATCATGCGCGTCATCGTCGCCCGTGAACTCCTCAAGGATCAGAGAGCATGA
- a CDS encoding enoyl-CoA hydratase/isomerase family protein produces the protein MIEEEELLVSRVGRLGCIRLNRPKALNSLTLDMVRRFTRALEEFAADPEIAAVLATGEGERGLCAGGDIRTLYRMRDGDKSYYRTFWREEYQLNALIASFGKPYVVLMDGLVMGGGVGVSAHGDCRVVTERTRLAMPETAIGFIPDVGGTWLLSRAKGPGVYMALSGATVTGADALSLGLADVWIDSRRLPELVERLCAIDVAADVAAILGGLHHSPGPGQLEQYRRELDEAADVGDVEEMLQRLDASGSAFLRSAATEIRKNSPTSLKVTHALLQRASRESCLEACLVNEYRAACRLLEGHDLYEGIRAAIIDKDRSPKWSPATLEEVSQTAVAEILAGDGSPEPAFPGSG, from the coding sequence ATGATCGAGGAAGAAGAGCTTCTCGTTTCTCGCGTTGGGCGGCTTGGATGCATTCGGCTCAACCGACCGAAAGCGCTGAACAGCCTGACGCTCGACATGGTGCGGCGCTTCACGCGGGCGCTGGAAGAGTTTGCGGCCGATCCGGAGATCGCCGCGGTTCTGGCGACCGGAGAGGGGGAGCGCGGGCTTTGTGCAGGCGGAGACATTCGCACGCTTTATCGAATGCGCGATGGGGACAAGAGCTATTACAGGACCTTCTGGCGCGAGGAGTACCAACTCAACGCTCTCATTGCGTCTTTCGGCAAGCCCTACGTCGTGCTCATGGATGGACTCGTGATGGGCGGCGGCGTTGGGGTGTCGGCGCATGGCGATTGCCGCGTCGTCACCGAGCGAACACGGCTTGCGATGCCCGAGACCGCCATTGGCTTCATTCCAGACGTGGGGGGCACCTGGCTGCTCTCACGCGCGAAAGGCCCTGGCGTCTATATGGCGCTTTCGGGCGCGACCGTGACAGGCGCCGACGCTCTGAGCCTTGGTTTGGCTGATGTCTGGATCGATTCGCGCCGTCTCCCGGAGCTCGTCGAGCGTCTGTGCGCCATCGACGTTGCGGCGGACGTCGCTGCAATTCTTGGCGGTCTTCATCATTCGCCGGGGCCAGGCCAGCTCGAGCAGTACAGAAGGGAACTTGATGAAGCCGCAGACGTCGGCGACGTTGAAGAGATGCTGCAGAGGCTCGACGCGAGCGGCTCGGCGTTCCTGCGCTCGGCCGCGACAGAGATAAGAAAGAATTCGCCCACGAGCCTGAAGGTGACGCATGCCCTGTTGCAGCGCGCATCGCGCGAGAGTTGCCTGGAGGCGTGCCTCGTCAACGAATATCGCGCGGCCTGTCGCCTCTTGGAAGGCCATGATCTCTATGAGGGCATTCGCGCCGCGATCATCGATAAGGATCGGTCGCCAAAATGGTCGCCGGCGACGCTCGAGGAGGTCTCCCAGACTGCGGTCGCGGAGATTCTCGCCGGCGACGGGTCGCCCGAGCCCGCGTTCCCCGGATCGGGATAG